In Oncorhynchus kisutch isolate 150728-3 linkage group LG5, Okis_V2, whole genome shotgun sequence, a genomic segment contains:
- the LOC109890975 gene encoding dysbindin isoform X2 has translation MSSSGANLHNKRLPSETEHAQRVPGMDAAQQMKLRERQRFFEEVFQHDVDVYLSSAHLQIHDYKRPPIGSVSSMEVNVDMLEQMDLMDISDQEALDVFLGSGGDEGVLASPLPVVHGNNNNDKVINQGRSLHYTDGCDGKFRVASTSSTNSQNTNEDGRDTQVIQSDDEDVHVDTVLLMGSPPGKDEEKNRSILSS, from the exons CGGAGACCGAGCATGCTCAGAGGGTCCCAGGAATGGACGCAGCCCAGCAGATGAAACTGAGAGAGCGACAGCGCTTCTTTGAGGAGGTCTTTCAGCACGATGTGGATGTCtacctgtcctctgcccacttgCAGATTCATGACTATAAGAGAC CTCCCATTGGCAGTGTCTCGTCCATGGAGGTTAATGTGGACATGCTGGAGCAGATGGACCTCATGGACATCTCTGACCAGGAAGCACTGGATGTCTTCCTCGGCTCTGGAGGGGATGAGGGGGTGCTGGCCTCCCCTCTGCCAG TAGTtcatggaaacaacaacaacgataaggtAATCAACCAGGGACGCTCTCTCCACTACACTGACGGTTGTGATGGGAAGTTTCGCGtggcctccacctcctccaccaacAGCCAGAACACCAATGAGGATGGACGGGACACCCAAGTCATCCAATCAGATGATGAAGATGTGCATGTCGACACAGTCTTGCTGATGGGATCACCCCCAGGGAAAGATGAGGAGAAGAATCGGTCTATCCTCTCTTCCTAG
- the LOC109890975 gene encoding dysbindin isoform X1, protein MSSSGANLHNKRLPSETEHAQRVPGMDAAQQMKLRERQRFFEEVFQHDVDVYLSSAHLQIHDYKRPPIGSVSSMEVNVDMLEQMDLMDISDQEALDVFLGSGGDEGVLASPLPGKVVHGNNNNDKVINQGRSLHYTDGCDGKFRVASTSSTNSQNTNEDGRDTQVIQSDDEDVHVDTVLLMGSPPGKDEEKNRSILSS, encoded by the exons CGGAGACCGAGCATGCTCAGAGGGTCCCAGGAATGGACGCAGCCCAGCAGATGAAACTGAGAGAGCGACAGCGCTTCTTTGAGGAGGTCTTTCAGCACGATGTGGATGTCtacctgtcctctgcccacttgCAGATTCATGACTATAAGAGAC CTCCCATTGGCAGTGTCTCGTCCATGGAGGTTAATGTGGACATGCTGGAGCAGATGGACCTCATGGACATCTCTGACCAGGAAGCACTGGATGTCTTCCTCGGCTCTGGAGGGGATGAGGGGGTGCTGGCCTCCCCTCTGCCAGGTAAAG TAGTtcatggaaacaacaacaacgataaggtAATCAACCAGGGACGCTCTCTCCACTACACTGACGGTTGTGATGGGAAGTTTCGCGtggcctccacctcctccaccaacAGCCAGAACACCAATGAGGATGGACGGGACACCCAAGTCATCCAATCAGATGATGAAGATGTGCATGTCGACACAGTCTTGCTGATGGGATCACCCCCAGGGAAAGATGAGGAGAAGAATCGGTCTATCCTCTCTTCCTAG